The Dreissena polymorpha isolate Duluth1 chromosome 4, UMN_Dpol_1.0, whole genome shotgun sequence region atgttaacttcAGGGTCATTTGGTAAGGTAGCTGAACACAGAGCACTTTTAACTTTGCTATTAATTTTTCCTTATAATCTTTTGGTGAATATGAGCCCTTTGGAGTTCCCTAGGCACATCAGTCACAGTGCATACTACCTAGTGTTCAGGTATTATAGCTCACCAACATTGACCTGATGTTGACCTTTATACGTGAACATACATATTAAAGTACCTTTATGTGGTTTATGTCAGTGTTTGTACGGAAATCGGATTAATTTTACACATGCATTTAATGAACCAGCAAAGTCAAATATAGGTATAGGTATATAAGTATAATATAAGACACATTCAAGCGTGTAATTTCTGCGAAGAAAGTTCACAAGTACCATGTTAATGATAACATGGTATATTTAAAGTACCGGTATGTTATCCCTGCTGAAGGAGGAGAGATATGGTAATGGTGTTgtacgtctgtctgtcagtgtgtcagtccTTCTGTCTGTCACTTACTATATACAATTGAGAAATAAATTAAGAGAAGTTCCATGCACAAAATGAGAAGTGcgatgcacaagaaccataactctacacTTTCTTCATttagagttatttccctttgttgttttcGTAATATGTAATTTTTCAGGGCTTTatatgatacaagatttcaacatgaaacttcataggtgtatagataccaatgagaagtgccatgcacaagaaacattaccctacactttctttaataataGTTATTTCCCTTTGTAGTTTTCATGATGTAACTCTTCAGGGCTTTAACTCAGATATTTAGGCGGGTGTTATCAATATAAGGAATTTGGTCGTTTTACAGGTTGCTATGAGGGCATTAGGATTTGAACCGAAGCGAGAAGAAATCAAGAAAATGATTTCAGAGATAGATAAAGAAGGCACaggtttgaatattttgtatgttttattgtttaagaagtaaaataatattcttaaataagattatctttaaaaagtatttatttaacaGTTGCTTAATCTTGTAATGACTTTGTGAGCAAGGAAAAATCAGAAGTGTATTAAAATCATTATGAATGTACATGAAATACCTCTATTTGCATACTAACTATTGTACTGGCGAGGCTGCTAAATTAGCGATTTTATCACATAGTTTTCACAAATGTTGCACACAAATTGGTTTAGTGTCAATCTATTTTGCACACACAAATGTGTTGGACGAATCTTTGAAATTCGGACTACAATCAGGAACAAATATCTCATACAGAGTCTGAGTACAAATACAACTTTTTGATTAAATTCTGCTTActgattaatttaattaatttaaatatgacgCTACAATCTTAGCCAATTGATTACAAATTCAATCAAGGATTTTTGTATTGAAAAGGGACCAAATATCGCACAATAATCAAAGCCAATCCTTGACATTGTCTTAATAGATTTGAGGATTCTCTGTGTATTGAAAAAGAAGAAAACTTATTAATCCAATTGTGTAATGGTAAAAAAGTTGTGTCTCATGCTGTTTTCAGCCTTATTATTTCAATTGGTGAGAATAAAGAAAGTTCTTTGaaatttttttagaattttttaAAATTGACAGCTTCACTTGTTTGATGGAAAAAAATGAAGATGAAATTAtaaaatttatacttaaattataattttcaagAGCTTACATGTGATTGTAATAGTCTAGAGATGTGTGCTGTTTGTCATTTGTATTATGCTCAAATAATTAACTTTTTCATTCTTGTAGACGAtaatcaatattatattattgcTGTTCGATAAATATGTCTGGAAAATGGGACTTTGCATGGCTTTTAAGAAGTGTCTGTATTTTAAGGAAATACAGTTAATATTCGCTTCAGATTTTGGGTCACAAACAGCTAATCAATCATATAGTTCTGGAAATAAAGAAGCACAGAACAATCAACAGTCCTTCAGTCTTCTAAATGCACGCAGCATGTAGACAGTTGTGTATTCTCTCAAATATGTcaagaataatttattttacgATACCCAAAATTGTAATTACGGTGTTATTTCGTAtggttggttttaatatgacttATGTTCATTTTATATGAACCTCTTATGTACTTATGAAGCATCTAAATGAGCCTTGCTGTTGTAAACGTGTCATCCAATGTTGgcttgttcagtccgcacaggcttaacagggacgacactttctgcctagactggatttttgtttagaatacaCTTCCATAAGATGTTATTATCctctgccataggcggagggatattgttttggcgttgtccgtctgtctggcacttttgtgtccagagccatatcttggaagtgctttggcggatttcattgaaacttggtttaagtatatatatggataagaggatgagtacaccatctgttaataatggagttatgaccctttgcatcttaaaaaaatgctttttacctgagtatcaaatataacacttttgtgtcaagaagcatattggcgggggatatcaattcaacgaatttgcttgtttttcatataagcagaaattgttgtccctgattagcttctaatttaagcacatgcatttatcaCAGTTTTCTCAGACTGTGGCTCAATTATAAATTTAATGGATATTTCAGGTACCATTGACTTCAATGATTTTCTATCAATCATGACGACCAAGATGAGTGAGAAAGATGCCAGGGAAGAAATCTTGAAGGCATTTAGATTATTTGACGATGATGAGACAGGAAAAATCTCTGCCAAAAATCTCAGACGAGTCGCAAAGGAGCTCGGTGAAAACTTGACTGATGAAGAGCTGCAGGTTTGTGAATCACGGATGAAAACGTGACACTGGAGAACAAAATTttgattaaatgataataaattatcTTGGAAAATATTGTTCTCATTTCGGGCGCAAAAATAGTTGTTGCATCATTTAGAATGAAAAATTACTCTTTAGCtgcaattaaaatgtttttgtaaaaacATGGATGTATACCGGTATGTTGtcgaaaaaaatacttaatttttttatagaattttGTTGAAAGGCTGGAAAACAGCAAAGAGCTTTAAAAtctggtgttttttttaacaccCTAATCTTCTTGACAGGAAATGGTTAAACTGCAAAGAATATTACTAGCTCTAGTATGTTTTAAGTTATggattattatacccccacaaaagaagtttaggggggtatataggagtgagcttgtctgtcggtcggtccatattaagtgtccgctctctgatttaagttgttttcatacgatcttcaacaaacttggtcatatgttgtatcttgatgatatctaggccaagttcgagcatgggtcatggcaggtcaagaaataggtcagggggtcacttagtgcgttttaaacattgagcattgtgtccgctctctaattcaagtagttgtcATCCGATCTataccacacttggtcagaagttgtatctagatgatgacatgtgtaggtcaagttcgaacatggggccatgccgggtcaaaaactaggtcagggggtcactaagtgcgttttaaacattgagcatgatgtccgctgtttttttgtgaagacaacatgcaaaatattctgtgtc contains the following coding sequences:
- the LOC127877788 gene encoding uncharacterized protein LOC127877788, whose translation is MAANYKKTTLAGGGRKKTGPKPELTEEQKQEIREAFDLFDADGSGTIDAKELKVAMRALGFEPKREEIKKMISEIDKEGTGTIDFNDFLSIMTTKMSEKDAREEILKAFRLFDDDETGKISAKNLRRVAKELGENLTDEELQEMIDEADRDHDGEINQEEFLRIMKKTSLY